The DNA window CATTTTAATGATTAACAAAATTGGGGCCCAAAAATTAAATGGAAAACCTGAAGACTTCGTTGGAAGATTGATCACGGACATTACCAAACATGAAATTGCAGAAACATTGTTGGAAAGAATAGCCATTGCTACAAGATCAAAAGATTCAATGGTCTACGAAGATCATTTAAAGCTTCCAAAAGGTGAAAAATGGTACATATTCACATTCACAAAAATTGAAAATTCCGAAGGAGAAATAACTGGAGTTCAAATAGTAGCAAACGATATAACCACTGTAAAAAAGGCACAAAGAGAAAGAGACAGGTTTTTCAACCTTTCATCAAACCTGCTCTGTATAACTGATTTTAATGGATGTTTCAAACAGCTAAATCATAACTGGGAAGAAATACTTGGATGGTCCGAGAAAGAACTCAAATCTCGACCCATCCATGAATTCATACATCCCAAGGACAGATTTAAAGAAACAGATTTCAACGAGTACGCAATGGGAGCTGATTCAAACATCAAATTTGAAAACAGATTCAAAACTAAGGATGGAAGCTACAAATGGCTCTCATGGAATGTTAGCCTTTTACCCTCTGAAGGAATAGTTTTTGCCGATGTGAGGGATGCAACCAAACAAAAAATTTCAGAAGAAGCACTCCTCATGAGTGAAAAAAAGTACAGAACCCTGTTCGAATATGATCCAGATTATACAATCTTATTTAATAAAGACGGAATCATAGTGGATGCAAACAATGCAATAAGCATGGTAACCGGTGTTTCAAAGGAAAACTTGATTGGAAAATCATTACATGATACTAGAATATATTTTAAAGAGGATATTACCAACCTACAGGAAATATTCTCAAAAATAATTGAAAACAAGGAAAACCAGATCTTCGAAACAGAACTGATTGATAAACATGGAAATATCAGATGTGTAAATGTCAATGTCACAGTAATTGAAATGGAAGATGATATAATCTACGTTTTGGTAATTGCAAGCGACATAACAGAGATCAAACAGTTTGAAACCAAACTTAAAGGTTCAATAAGAGAAAAAGAGGTTCTTTTAAAGGAAATACACCACCGTGTAAAGAACAACATGCAAATAATTTCAAGTCTCATGAACATCCAAACCAGATACTTGGATGATAAAGAATCTATAAACGTGTTAAAGGAGAGCCAGAACCGTGTTAAGTCCATGTCAATGATCCATGAGAAACTCTACAGATCAAAAAAATTTGACAAAGTTTACTTCGCTGAATACATCGAAAACTTGGTATGGGATCTGTTCTATTCCTACTCCATAGAGAAGGGCAAGATCGAACCGGTTCTTGAGATTGACGATGTAAACCTCAATATTGAAACATCCGTACCATTGGGTCTCATAATAACAGAACTGGTATCAAACTGCTTAAAATATGCATTTCCAGATTCAATGGAGGGAACATTGTATGTTTCACTTAAAAATTTAGGAGAAAACTACGAACTCATAATAAAAGATGATGGAGTAGGTTTTCCCGATACAATAGACTTTAAAAACACAGATTCACTCGGACTTCAGCTTGTAAACAGTTTAACAGATCAGATCGATGGAGAAATCGAACTGGATAATTGCAATGGAACAGAATTTAAGATCGTGTTTAATGAACTTATATACAAGGAAAGAATTTAGGAAACCACATATATGGGCAGGGTTTAACAGAAATTAACTTGAATATTTAACAATTAAATGCAGTTTTTTAAAATTTTAAACTTAAATATGTAGTGATGCAAATGTTAGTACCTATGTAGGTAGTTGTGAAATTGGTTGTGGATAAAACTAATTTTTGTCTACATTTTCACACATGAGCAATGGTTTTTTATAGGCCGCTGTTCTATCAATAATAATCGAATTAGAAATTCACGATTAAAATATAAATATTTAAATAAAAATATTTGGTGTATACTATGGCAACCAAAAAGAATGATACAATAACAATTGATAAGGAATTTAAGGCAAGGATGAAAGCATTTAAGGAAGCATTGAAATCTGAAGAAAAAAAGACCGAACTCCATGAGAGCATCTATGGATCAGAGGTTCTAATAAGATTTGAAGTTTTCCTACCTTCAAGGGATCCATTAAAATTTGCAGATGGACTTTTCCTTTATATGAACGATGAAGGAGAAATTGTGGATGCTGAGTACTACATCAAGATAGAAAACAACATCACAGTATCCAAACTCAAACCTAAAGATTTAGACGTTGTAAAAGAGTTATTTAAAGATTCATTTTCACTTGAAATAGAATAATAACCTTTTATTTAATATTTTATTTAACATAATTTTTTTTATACCAAACATTCCCATAGGCCATGGAATGGTTGATTTTTTGTTTATCATTGAACTTGGGTACTGAATATTTTGTAGGAATTTACCTTGTAAAAATTATATATCAATGGAACAATATACTAGATTTTGAATAAAAAATCATATCAAAAATGATGGGCATGACTCAGATTTATTTTGTCCTGATCGTTGGAATGAGTTCTTATTCAACTATAAAAAAAAAGAATTAGACAATAAATAGAAAATTATTTCAATTATATCTATGTACTTTCTGGATTATTTAACCGGAGGAAATTAAATGCGAAGCTTTGAAAGATTAAGTTCCCTTAAGGACTATATTCCGCTTAAAAGAAGCGAGGCTGGAGGGAAAAATGTTGGTCTGTTAGTTGATGGTCCTAATATGCTAAGAAAGGAATTCAGCCTTAATCTTGATATTGTTAGGGATATTATAGCAGAATATGGAAACATGAGGGTTGGAAAAGTACTGTTAAACCAGTACGCATCTGATAAATTAATTGAGGCCATTGTAAACCAAGGCTACACCCCAATTGTAGTTGCAGGGGATACTGATGTTTATATGGCAGTTGAAGCCATGGAACTTATTTATAATCCTAATATTGATATTATCGCACTCATGACCAGGGATGCTGATTTTTTACCCATAATAAATAAGGCCAAAGAAAATGGAAAGGAAACCCTTGTTATCGGTGCAGAGCCAGGTTTCAGTGCAGCACTTCAAAATTCAGCAGACAGTGCAATCGTATTAAAATCAGATAACAATCACGACTAACCGATAAAAATGCTTACAAATTCAATAATCGACGAAGTAAACAGACGAGAAGCAGCCCTCAGGGTCATTAAATCCATACTTCAAACCAAGGGAAGGAAAGGATTTTATGATCTTACAGGACTTGCAGGTGGATTCCCAATCCTATCCGAAGATAAAGCCCTTCTAGAAACCTATGCTGGGCCTGCAGTGTTTGATGATGCCATACAAACAGTGGGTAAAATTCATCTGGGTGGAGATAAGGTTCTGGCCTTAAACAGAACTAGTTCAGGAATACTTGCCTCTGTACTTGCCATTGTAAAACCTGGCGACGAAGTGGCACATTACCTTCCAAAGTCACCGGCACATCCATCTATACCTCGTAGTGCTGAACTTGTTGGTGCAAGTTACATTGAGTTTGATAAAATTGAAGAATTCAAGGTAGAGGACAACACATCCCTGGTTTTCATAACCGGATCAACCATGGATCACGAGATCATCACCCAAGAAGATTTCCGAAGGGTGATTGAAATTTGTAAGGCAAAAAACATTCCTGTGGCAGTTGATGATGCATCTGGAGCAAGACTCAGAACCATTGTATACAGACAGCCAAGAGCAATAGATATGGGTGCAGATATAGCCATAACCAGCACAGACAAACTTATGGACGGTCCTAGAGGAGGACTCATGTCTGGAAAGGGAGAGATTATGCAGCTGGTTAAATCTAAAGCCCATCAATTTGGATTAGAAGCACAAGCACCATTGGTGGCTGCAATGGTAAGGGCCCTGGAAAACTTAAGTCCCGAAAAAATATTAATGGCATTTTCAGCCAAACATGAACTGAAAGAAGCACTAAATAATCAGTTTTCCATGGTCAAAGAAACACCCACAGGAATAATGCTCACACCAGAAGCCATTGAATTTGAACTTAGACAAATAGAGACAGAAACAGATCTGGAATCCGATGATCTGGCGTATCTATTTGCCATGATACTCCTGAGGGATCATGGCATAATCACAATTCCAGCGGTTGGAATGCCGGGTGCATCTGCGGCGATCAGAATAGATCTAGCAGCAAATGATGCAGAACGAATTGGTTCAAAGGAAATTGCTGAAGCCTTCAAGAAAACATTTACTAAACTCCAATCTGTAGCAAACAACGAAGAAGAATCTAAAAAAATCCTCTACAGTTGAATCATAAAAAACTGCCAAAGGATTGGGTTTTATCAAACTGATGGACTATGAATACTATTTTTTTTTAAATATTGTTAGGGGATAAAATTTTGATGGAGATTGATGGATCCCGTGGAGAAGGTGGTGGAGCTGTTTTAAGGATAGCAACAGGTCTATCCGCATTAACATCTAAACCAGTTAAAATATACAACATACGCTCAAAAAGACCCAAACCTGGACTCATGCCTCAACATTTAAATTCTGTGAAGGCAGTTGCAGAACTATCAGATGCCAACCTTTCAGGACTTAAAATAGGGTCAACAGAACTATCATTTCAACCCGGAAAACTGAAACCCGGTAACTACGATATAGACATTAAAACAGCAGGAAGCATCAGTTTGATACTTCAAGCCTTCATGATACCTGCAGCATTTACAGGAGGACCTGTTAAAATTACCATAAAAGGTGGAACAGATTTAAGATGGTCTCCAAGCATAGATTACCTCCAAAATATAACTCTTCCCATCTTGAACACCATGGGCTACAAGGCAGACACCCAAGTCCTTAGAAGGGGCCACTACCCCAAGGGCGGAGGAATTTTAGAGGTTACAATTTATCCAATAAGTTCATTAAAACCGGTGAATATTATTGAATCAAATTTTAATGCTGTAAAAGGCATATCACATGCTGTTAATCTGCCAGAACATGTTGCAATTAGACAGGCCAGATCTGCAGAGGTCATGATAAAAAATGCAGGATACGATATAAACGTAGATATTGAACATGATGACAATTCATTTGGATCAGGATCTGGAATATTACTATGGACAGATGGAACCATCCCACTCGGTGGAAGTTCCATAGGTGAAAGGGGTAAAAAAGCAGAAGTAGTTGGACTTGACGCTGCAAAAGATTTACTGGAACAGATAAGTGGAAATTCGGCTTTAGACAGCCATATGGGAGATCAGATAATTCCATACCTTTTCATCGCTGGAAATTCTTCCATAACCACCTCTAAACTCACACAACACACATTAACAAATATAGATGTAGCGAGTCAGTTCATAAATAGAGATGTGCAGGTGGATGGGAAGTTAGGAAAACCTGCTCTTATAACAGTTAAATAAATTTTCAACTCACATCAATGTTGAAGTAGCCTGTTCTATCGAATACATGGGTTGAATTTTCAGATTCAACATCTATCATGAAAGTGTGATCATCAAGCATTGCAGGTATTCCAACCACGATTCCAGATGCATCGGACCGTAATTGTAATGTGGGCGTTACACTATTTTTTGATGGCATTATGTAACTGGCCTTTCCATTTTGTACTTGGAAATCTACTCTTGATATTCCATAATCCCCAAATCCTCTTAAATGGAACTGGTAAATGCCATTTTTAGAAATTCCTCCCGTTGTTTTTAGAGATATCCATAGTGTGTTGTTGTCAATTTCAAATCCAACATCCCCAATATCATAGCTACTTTGACTGTCCAGTACAGAGTAGATTTGATTATTTGGCTGGTTTAGAATGTCACCCACAGGATCATGAAACACCGTCGTTGGAAAACCATGGGAGTTAATGTAATCGTTGCTTGTATCTTGTCTTGTGACGTTCTTGATGGGGGCAACAGCAAAGAGTTCATTGGATTTGATGAATGATTTTAAGAAAACAGAATCCTTTTGCATCTGGCTCTGGTAACAGTTAACTGCATCAAACTTGTATTGTTCCAGAGAATTGTTCAAAGGAAATATTAACCAGTTGGTCTGGTTTGCGAGGTAGGATGGCGGGAGCAGTTTACTCTGTGGAAAGTATGATCTAGGAAATGGCCACAGTGTCTCATCATCATGAACCAAGTAGCTGTACATTTTTGTTTGATAATCCATATCGTTAACAGCATAATCCACAAATGAACCAGTTCCCCAGTGGTCGGTGTTATCGTCATCCACTGCAGGATAAATTATTATCGTTGGATTGTAGTTGGCAATCATGGTTTCAATATTGGATTCCAATGATTCTCCACAGTAACTGGAATTTTGATCATATGAGAATGAATTGTGATGGGAACCATCAAAGTAGGCATGGTTGGGATCCCAATTCTCATTAAATAAACGGTTAACAACCTGTGGATAATCTAAAAATGTAACATTATTACTTGAAAGTCCAAGTTTTGCAGTTGCATCTAAAGTTTCAGAATGTCTTACACTGCCAAGTTTTCCCTTCCCACCATTGGTTACAACAACAACATGAACAGGCACATTATGTTCAACACAGTACCTAATCAAACCTGCACTACTTAAAGATTCATCGTCGGGGTGTGGGGCAAAGATCAGAACTCTGTCCGAACTATTTATCTGAGGATATTTGGGATAATTGTTAACTTGATTGTTGTAGCTGTAGGAAGTAGCAGCAAAACTGAAAAGTAAAATTAAAGTAAGGAAAAAGGTTAGTTTTGCTTTTTTATCCATCTCACTGTCTCCAAATTAAATAGGGGCATCCAAATTTTCATTAACAATATATGTTTGATACTGCATCTAATCAATCTGAATCTTTTGTCATGCTGTAAAAAAAAAATTAATCATTATTTGTTTAGGTGTAAACATTCACCAGATATCATCTTCCTTAGGCTACCATCTTCCATTTCAATTATGAGTATTCCTTCTTTATTAATACCAACAGCGTAGCCTTGAACTCTTTTTCCCCTTGTTCTAACTTCAACACTGGTTCCTATTGTTGAAGACATTGCACGCCATTCATCAAGGATCTCTGGAAACTTACCATCTTTAAAGTCATTGTAGATGTTTTCAAAGTTCTGTAGGAACCTTTGAACCAGAAGTGCACCGTTAATTTCGGTGTTTAACTCATTTTTAAGGGAAGTAGCACCCTTCTGAAGATCTGATGGGAGCATGGGAACATCCACATTCATATCTATACCAATACCCACCACAAGGTAGTTCACTTTATCCAGTGTGGCGTTTACTTCTGTTAAAATACCGCATACCTTTTTTTTACCGATCAATATGTCGTTTGGCCATTTTATTCCCACGTCGATGTTCAATTCTTCCTTAATTGTTTTTGCAACAACCACACCTGTAACAAGGGTTAACTGGGATGCTCTGTGTGGCGGAATTTCTGGTCTGAGTATGACACTCATCCAGATACCTCCAGGTGGTGATATCCAAGTTTTACCACGCCGGCCTTTTCCTTTGTTCTGAATTTCAGCAACTACGACTGTACCATCTTCGGCACCTTCCTCTGCAAGGTACTTGGCAACTTCGTTGGTGGAATCAACTTCGTTGAAGTAGTGTATATCATGACCCATAAAATTGGTTTTCAAGCCCCGTTTAATTTCATAGGGTAGGAGAAGATTTGGAGTTTTGATAAGTCTGTATCCCAGTTTTGAATGATTTATAATGTATCCTTCCTCTTCCAGATTTAGGAACTCATTTTCAATTATCTCTGGACTCTTTCCAGTTTCATTCACAAATTGTTCCAGAGGTACGTACTCATCCTTCTTTTCATAAAGAGTTTTTAATATTTTTCTTTTGGTCATGTAAAATGCCCCTAAACGAACTTTTTAATTATTCTTCGGTCTTTTTTATTGATTCGGACATATAATTTGAAACTGCAGCTGAAACTGCTGCTACCTTTCTAGAAGGTAAAAATGTTGATTTAAGACGAGCTTCCATATCTCTATCCTTTGCAATAACCTTCTCCATGTTCTCGATGATCTCATTTTTGTACTGATCAACGAAGTGTGTGTGTAAACTGGCATCCCTGAAATGCTGGTTAACCATCATGGATTTATGGAAAGGAATGGTAGTCTTAACCCCCAAAATAATGTACTCCGAAAGAGCTCGTTGCATTCTTGCAATCGCCTCTTTACGTGTTCTTCCCCAAACAATCAACTTAGATATCATTGAATCGTAGTATGGAGGTATGGTGTAGTTGTTGTAAACACCACTATCCACCCTCACACCGTTTCCTCCAGGAGATCTGTAACCTATGATCTTACCAGGGTTAGGCGCAAAATCATTCAACGGATCTTCAGCGTTTATACGACATTCAATTGCATGTCCCCGTACAGATATCTCATTTTGTTCACAGCATAACTCCCTTCCAGCTGCAATTTTCAACTGTTCCTTGACCAGATCAACACCAGTCACTGCTTCTGTAATTGGATGCTCAACCTGTATTCTAGTGTTCATCTCAAGGAAATAGAACTCTCCATTAGAGTAAATAAATTCAACTGTTCCGGCATTAGTGTATCCAATTGATTTTGCCGCTTTAATTGCTGCTTCTCCCATTTCTGCCCTGAGTTCATCGGTCATGATCGGTGAAGGGGATTCTTCGATGAGTTTCTGATGTCTGCGCTGTATGGAACACTCCCTATCTGCAACGTGAATAGTGTTACCATGTTCATCTGCAAGTATCTGGAATTCTATGTGTCTAGGTTCCTCAATGTACTTCTCAACAAAAACTGTGGAATCTCCAAAGTTCAATTCTGCAACGGATTTGGTGGATTCAATGGCCCGAACCAGTTCATCCTCTTCAAACACGGTTCTCATTCCTATTCCACCACCACCTGCAGAAGCCTTTATAATAACGGGATAACCTACAATTTCGGCCATTTTAGCAGCTTCTTCGACATTATCAATGGCCTTGCTTCCACCAGGAACTACAGGTACACCTGCTCGTTTCATAAGCTTTTTTGATGTAATTTTACTTCCCATTTCCTCAATAACTCTTCCACTGGGACCCACTAATTTTATGCCGTGTTTTTCACACTCTTCTCCCAGTAGAGAATTTTCTGCAAGAAATCCGTAACCAGGATGGATTGCCTCTGCTCCTGACTTAATTGCAACATCAATTATCTTGTCAATATCCAGGTAGCTTTTAGCTGGCGAAGGTTCGCCTATATTGTAGGCTTCGTCGGCATACTTTGCAAAAAGAGAATTTTTATCTGCATCTGAATAAACTGCAACGCTATCTATCTCCATTTCACGACATGCCCTCATCACTCTGATTGCAATTTCTCCACGGTTGGCTATTAACACCTTTTTAAACATAATATCTTTTCCTGAGCATTCAATTAATATATTACAAGTTTTAAGCTTTATAATCTTTTTTTACCACTAATTATATACTCTTATTTCTATATTAATTAACTAATAAATTTTATATTGATTCACACTTTGGTATCATGGATGAGCTTAATGAACATTTCTATTTATTACTAATCCAATGTTGAGTTCACAAACAACCATCTTACTTAGGTGAAACGATAACCATACCAACTTCAATTAAACCTAAAATAATAGGAAAACAAGCCAATGTTTAAGAAAAAAAGACAGCTTGAAATAGCACTTCAAGATATTTCACCCCATAAAAATCCCCGCGTAGAACTGGAACAGTACTCCACTCCATCTGTCATAGCTGCCGATCTGCTCTGGAATGCCATGGCAATTGGGGACATTGAAGGATTGAAACTGGCAGATCTTGGATGTGGAACGGGCATATTCACAATAGGAGCAGCTTTACTCGGGGCAAACGAAGTTGTAGGTGTAGATACAGATTCTGAAGCGGTTTCTATTGCTGAAACAGAATCTTCAAAGAGAAATCTTGAAAACACCAGATTCGTTGTATCAGAGATCACAGACTTCACTGAAGAAGTAGATACCGTGATTCAAAACCCTCCCTTCGGAGCACAAAAATCTAATAAAACAGCCGCAGACGTCATATTTCTTGATAAGGCCCTTGAAATTTCCCCAGTTGTCTACTCATTTCACATGAAGAAAACCTTAGACTTCCTATTGAAATTCGTAGCGGAGAGAAATGCAACAGTATCACACAAATTTGAATACAAATTTCCCATACCTAAAATTTACGATTTCCACACCAGGGAATCTGTTGAAGTTGAAGTGGTCGTACTCAGGATCGAGAAAAATATCTAAAATATTTATCAAATGGCATTCACAGGATTTAAATCTGTGAACGTGTCCTATTTTCTTTTTAGCGTTCTTTTCTATCGTCATTTCAGATCAAGCTAATAGATAAGTTTATATATTTTAACTTTTAAATTAAGGTGTAAGAATTAAACATGTCCTTTGACTAAATATTAAGAAGGTGAAAAGAAATGAATTTATTTCGTGTCGATTTGATAATTCCAATGGTTATGATCTGTGCAATGTTTTTGGTTTTCTTCACCCTATTTCTGGGTTACAACAGAAGCCTTAACAAATCTTATTCAAAGTAAAATTTCCATGAATACCCGTGAATTCACTCGAAAAAACTTTTGTTAAGAGTATAAAAATTCCAACCTATCCTATTCCATGATGGTTTAAATTTTAAATTCGAGTAAAACTTTGAATGAAACTTGAAAATTTTAACGGTGAACAGCTTATGTTCCAGTTAAACATAGGATTTCCATTTGAAAGAACATAAAGACGTCTTTAACCTCATTTATACTGGTCAAAAACATGTTTTTTTTAATTATTTTTTTTAGATTTTCTTAGATTCGATTTTTCATTCATCCTTTGATCCCAAAGTGAAACTACTTCTAAGATGAGATTCTTAATAATTTTGTATATTTTGTTAAATGGATTCATGGATGGGAATATTTTGAATAAAAAGTTCGATGAATGTCCAGATATTTTGTATCACAAGATGCCAAAGGGATGGGTGTGCAGAGAAATTATTGAAACTGGTCCATTTATTACAGGGGCTCTTATTATCAGTCCTGAAGGTTTAGAATATAAATGGAGGTCAAGATTTCATCGTAAACACCACAACCTCCTGGATTCAGGTACTGTTTCCACATGGTTTGCACCCGGAGCCATAGCATGGTGGATAGGTGTGTTTTTTGCAATTGGATCCATATTTTTTGCATTGGGTTCAGCCCCGCCCTACATTAACTGGGCAGGCCCCCATCTCGATGCAATGACCTACTTTTTAGGATCCATATTCTTCACAACGGCAGCTTTCTTGCAGTACATCGAAACAGTAAACGTAAGAAGAGTTCCCAAGTCTATGAACATTGTTGATGAAATTAAAATTTTTACATGGGAACCCCGAAGAATTGACTGGGTTGCATCAGTAGTTCAGTTTATAGGAACTCTATTTTTTAATTTCAGCACGTTCTTTGCTGTTAACATGCTTTTAACTGTCCAGCAAATAAACCACCAGGTTTGGGTTCCGGATATTTACGGATCCATATGCTTCTTGGTCGCAAGCAGCCTGGTTTGGATAGAGGTGGGTCATGGATTAGTTTCATTTAACTGGAAAAATATATCATGGCAAATTGCAATTTTAAATCTCATAGGTTCTGTGGCGTTTGGAATTTCAGCAATTTACGCATTTACTTTACCATCCACAGGAGAACCTGTTAATTTCGCAATACAAAATTGGGGAACATTTGTTGGGGGAGTTTGCTTTTTTATTGCAGCTGTGCTTCTACTTCCAGAGAGAACCATGGAACAAACTTAAAAAAAGTGAATTAAAATTAAATTCAAACCCTAAAAAAAATAATATAGTTCTTATCTACTTAGCATGAGATAAAACAATACATCACATCCTATTTTTTGTAGAACAACTTTATTTGCTCATTTTTTGTCTTTGATCATCTGTTTTAATGCTTCAATTTCTGATTTCATCTCTTCAAGGTTTTTACTTATTTCATCTATCTTTTCTAATTCATCCAGCCGATGATTTAAGTGGTCCAACTTTTCATCCATGGTTTCAACATACTTCCCTGTTTTTTCGGTAAGGGCCTCTGTTCCCTTTCTGAATTTTTCTATGAGTGAAAATGTAGCGACTGAAGTGATGATACTGGTTAAAACCAGTGCACTAAACATTGATATAACACCCATTAATCTGCCGATTCCTGTGACAGGTATTATATCTCCGTATCCAACTGTTGTGATGGTTTGAAGCACGAACCATATGGAATCTTCGAAGGTTGATACTTCGGGATTCACCCCGTGCTCAACCAAGTAGAAGATGTAAGAACAGAAGAAAAACACCACCAGGAAGAATGCCAAGGCATATACTAACCTTGTTTTTTCCTGGTACTTGATGAATTCTTTGCCAACCTTTTTTGAAAATATGTAGAGGGCTGCAAGTTTGATAACCACAATGATCTTCATGATGATGCCTATATCATGGAGTCCGAATATGTAGTAGCTTATGAAGTAAATTGGTATGAATGCAAGGATGTCTTTCCAATTGTTTTTAATGAACTGAGGATATTCATGTTGGTGTTGTTTCATTCTCCAGAGGAAAACAAATAGCAGTAAGATTGAAACAGCCAGATCAAATATTCCTAAATTTGCGATGGTTGTGGATTTGAGATTAGGAGAAATAAGGGTCAGAAATAGTAAGATTCCATCGAGTACTATTAGAAAAACAAGTATGCTCTGCCAAATAATACCTGGCCGTTTATTAATTTCATTCATAAATATATTTCTAAATTTAAAAACATAAATCTGTTTTTATATTCCTGATCCAAAGGGATGCTGTTTAACAAAAAAAATAAACACCTTCTGCATTATGACAACGTTCATATCCTATTTTCTATGAACACTAGAGACAATTAATATTTAGAGACCCTCTAAAAAAAAGTATAAAATGGTAGTCAGTTTCCCATAAACTCATTTTTTTATGAGAAATGAACAGTTTTTTGGTTATTTTTTGGTTTTTGCTGTTTCTTTAGGTATTTCCATGAGCTGGGGTTCTAATATTTCTACTAAACCTGCTATTATTAAGAAAGCACCTATCAATGCTGCAAGTACCAATGGGTTGCCTGCAAAGGTTCCAATCACAATAAATAGGATACCTATTATGATTCCAAGCACTCCTGTACCTTTACCCTTAGCACCTTTTCCAGATATTAAAGATTCAACACCTGCAAGTGCTATGAAGAACCCTACAATGTAGAGGGCTATGAATGAAAAGAATTCAAATGTTTTGATATCTCCTATGAATACTATTCCAAGCATTATTGCAAAGATTGCAACTATCAAGCCCGCAATTCCTGCGGCAATACTATCATTCTTTAAACTTTTCACCATGATCCAAATACCCACAAATATAACTCCAATACCTGCAATGGTATTCACGGT is part of the Methanobacterium lacus genome and encodes:
- a CDS encoding PAS domain S-box protein, with product MLELTILVVEPDAAEAEDIKLSIESLGYNVSEIVATSEDAIQVLNRTNPDIILMDVDLNGPLDGVETAKIMDQTSNIPIIYLTENLEQIKSEMDNLTGHYSCLIKPITARELEHSIEYVVFKHASETGLLNDSANFKNIFDKAPIGIFHSTVEGKLLRLNTEYARIYGYNSTEEILNDVNNSTIQEMFYVEPETRKELIEEVVKDEKWHTYKNQYYQKDGTIIDVELTFRAVKNHNNKVLYLEGFVKDISEKKKTETVLMETESLYNIISQNTGDVIWILDLKTQKFSYVSPSVYQLRGYTPEEVLKQKYEEVMTPEAYTFIKENLPKRIKQFLAGNEEWRVAQSEVDQYRKDGSIVPTEVVTTLLQDHRGEVSEILGVTRDITERKKIEKNLIESEERNRLLIESAGMGIGYCDIDGTILMINKIGAQKLNGKPEDFVGRLITDITKHEIAETLLERIAIATRSKDSMVYEDHLKLPKGEKWYIFTFTKIENSEGEITGVQIVANDITTVKKAQRERDRFFNLSSNLLCITDFNGCFKQLNHNWEEILGWSEKELKSRPIHEFIHPKDRFKETDFNEYAMGADSNIKFENRFKTKDGSYKWLSWNVSLLPSEGIVFADVRDATKQKISEEALLMSEKKYRTLFEYDPDYTILFNKDGIIVDANNAISMVTGVSKENLIGKSLHDTRIYFKEDITNLQEIFSKIIENKENQIFETELIDKHGNIRCVNVNVTVIEMEDDIIYVLVIASDITEIKQFETKLKGSIREKEVLLKEIHHRVKNNMQIISSLMNIQTRYLDDKESINVLKESQNRVKSMSMIHEKLYRSKKFDKVYFAEYIENLVWDLFYSYSIEKGKIEPVLEIDDVNLNIETSVPLGLIITELVSNCLKYAFPDSMEGTLYVSLKNLGENYELIIKDDGVGFPDTIDFKNTDSLGLQLVNSLTDQIDGEIELDNCNGTEFKIVFNELIYKERI
- a CDS encoding TIGR00288 family NYN domain-containing protein, with the translated sequence MRSFERLSSLKDYIPLKRSEAGGKNVGLLVDGPNMLRKEFSLNLDIVRDIIAEYGNMRVGKVLLNQYASDKLIEAIVNQGYTPIVVAGDTDVYMAVEAMELIYNPNIDIIALMTRDADFLPIINKAKENGKETLVIGAEPGFSAALQNSADSAIVLKSDNNHD
- a CDS encoding TIGR03576 family pyridoxal phosphate-dependent enzyme, with protein sequence MLTNSIIDEVNRREAALRVIKSILQTKGRKGFYDLTGLAGGFPILSEDKALLETYAGPAVFDDAIQTVGKIHLGGDKVLALNRTSSGILASVLAIVKPGDEVAHYLPKSPAHPSIPRSAELVGASYIEFDKIEEFKVEDNTSLVFITGSTMDHEIITQEDFRRVIEICKAKNIPVAVDDASGARLRTIVYRQPRAIDMGADIAITSTDKLMDGPRGGLMSGKGEIMQLVKSKAHQFGLEAQAPLVAAMVRALENLSPEKILMAFSAKHELKEALNNQFSMVKETPTGIMLTPEAIEFELRQIETETDLESDDLAYLFAMILLRDHGIITIPAVGMPGASAAIRIDLAANDAERIGSKEIAEAFKKTFTKLQSVANNEEESKKILYS
- the rtcA gene encoding RNA 3'-terminal phosphate cyclase, which translates into the protein MEIDGSRGEGGGAVLRIATGLSALTSKPVKIYNIRSKRPKPGLMPQHLNSVKAVAELSDANLSGLKIGSTELSFQPGKLKPGNYDIDIKTAGSISLILQAFMIPAAFTGGPVKITIKGGTDLRWSPSIDYLQNITLPILNTMGYKADTQVLRRGHYPKGGGILEVTIYPISSLKPVNIIESNFNAVKGISHAVNLPEHVAIRQARSAEVMIKNAGYDINVDIEHDDNSFGSGSGILLWTDGTIPLGGSSIGERGKKAEVVGLDAAKDLLEQISGNSALDSHMGDQIIPYLFIAGNSSITTSKLTQHTLTNIDVASQFINRDVQVDGKLGKPALITVK
- a CDS encoding PIG-L deacetylase family protein yields the protein MDKKAKLTFFLTLILLFSFAATSYSYNNQVNNYPKYPQINSSDRVLIFAPHPDDESLSSAGLIRYCVEHNVPVHVVVVTNGGKGKLGSVRHSETLDATAKLGLSSNNVTFLDYPQVVNRLFNENWDPNHAYFDGSHHNSFSYDQNSSYCGESLESNIETMIANYNPTIIIYPAVDDDNTDHWGTGSFVDYAVNDMDYQTKMYSYLVHDDETLWPFPRSYFPQSKLLPPSYLANQTNWLIFPLNNSLEQYKFDAVNCYQSQMQKDSVFLKSFIKSNELFAVAPIKNVTRQDTSNDYINSHGFPTTVFHDPVGDILNQPNNQIYSVLDSQSSYDIGDVGFEIDNNTLWISLKTTGGISKNGIYQFHLRGFGDYGISRVDFQVQNGKASYIMPSKNSVTPTLQLRSDASGIVVGIPAMLDDHTFMIDVESENSTHVFDRTGYFNIDVS